Within the Candidatus Binataceae bacterium genome, the region CGGTATCCAACCCGAGCGCGACCTGCCCTATTACGCCCTTGAGATAAGTCGGTATGCCAGCCAGACCCTGGTCGAATACATCAGCGGTATCTTCAAAAACCTGCTCGCATTCGGGCTGGATTTCGCCCTGACGCTACTCATTCTGTTTTACATGTTGCGCGACGGCGAAGGCTATTACCAAACGTGCCGCAACTTCACTCCCTTACACGAGGAGGATAAGCGCGCGGTCTTCGATACCCTGCGCGTCACCTTGTCGGCGGTGATGCGCGGGTTGATGCTGACCGCACTGCTGCAAGGCGTGGTGGTCGGCCTAGGCTTATTGTTGACCGGCGTCCCATATTGGGTGGCGTTATCGATGCTGACCGCGGTAGTAGGACTGCTTCCCTTTGGCGGCACCGCCCTGGTATGGCTGCCGGCCGGGCTTTACCTGCTCCAGACCCGCGGCTGGGGACATGCCAGCTTTTTGGTGATCTGGAGTTTGGCGGCGGTCACCATCATCGACAACGTGCTCAAACCCGCACTGACCGGACGGGGCACCGGATTGCCCACCCTAGCCCTGTTTTTGGGCATCGCGGGTGGATTGGAAACCTACGGCCTGCCCGGCATTTTCGCCGGCCCCGCGGTGATCGCCGTGATGGCTTCGCTGATGCGCGCCTACAACAAGAGCTATCAGAGCCAGGCCAGCGAAGCCGCCTGACGCCCGGCTCGCCCGCTCAGGTCAGGTCGTCGATCCAATGCAACGCCGCGACCACTGAGCTAAAAGTGGTGGTGGCACCGAAGGTCACCAGCACGGCCTGGCGCAGCGCGGCCGCTGATACTCCCTCTTTGAGCAAGCGCTGAGCATGGGTTTTAAAGCTGCCTTCGGCCCCGCTGGTCGCGAACGCGCCCAGCGCGA harbors:
- a CDS encoding AI-2E family transporter; the protein is MFDRERLIQLFLIGSLALMAYQVYLILRPFLVPIVWAMLLAFIFHPLMVQARRLLRHRTLAALAISILVALVAILPALWLFTVLAAEVSSLAARAQQLMAPGGVARVTQWIGRSRLGMEAQRLLVRAGIQPERDLPYYALEISRYASQTLVEYISGIFKNLLAFGLDFALTLLILFYMLRDGEGYYQTCRNFTPLHEEDKRAVFDTLRVTLSAVMRGLMLTALLQGVVVGLGLLLTGVPYWVALSMLTAVVGLLPFGGTALVWLPAGLYLLQTRGWGHASFLVIWSLAAVTIIDNVLKPALTGRGTGLPTLALFLGIAGGLETYGLPGIFAGPAVIAVMASLMRAYNKSYQSQASEAA
- a CDS encoding carboxymuconolactone decarboxylase family protein, which encodes MAEGKKLTPVEYLAQFSPGASAAFQSLRKAVVEAGPLDGHTCELIALGAFATSGAEGSFKTHAQRLLKEGVSAAALRQAVLVTFGATTTFSSVVAALHWIDDLT